The genome window CAATCGCTCGCCTGCTACTGTTCACCGGCGCGCGCGTTGGCGAGATCAAGAATCTGCGCTGGGAGTGGGTGAAGCCGCCCCGATTGGTGCTGCCGGACAGCAAGACCGGCCCCAAGGTGATCTGGCTCAACTCGCAGGCGCAAGAAGTCCTCGCCGGGATCAAGCGGCGCGAAGGCAGCGAGCTGGTGTTTCCGAACCGGACCGGAAGACGCCCGTTGAACTTCGACCAGTGGTGGTTCGTCTTCCGGCGGCGCTGCGCTCTGCCCGACGTTCGCATCCATGATCTGCGCCACAGCTTCGCTTCGACCGCGATCATGGACAATGTGCCGCTATCGACCATCGGCAAGCTGCTGGGCCACAAGCTGGTCGAGACGACCGCCAAGTATGCCCATTTGTCCGACGACGTGATCGGAGAAGCCGCTGAGCGAGTTTCCGACTCGTTGGCGCAAGCGATTGGTCTCAGGCCATGACTGCCGCCAGTCTCAAGCGGATCGTGGAGGAGGCGCTTGCTGAGGTCGGCGCAACCGTCAACTTCAAGCTCGTCCCGAAAGGAAAGGCGCGGACCACAACCTGGCTTGGTGTGGAGCACGGTTTCGGCATCCGCCACTATCCGAGCGGTCGCAACGTCTACATCGTCCAGACCCGCATGGCAGGGCGTATGCGCACGGTGACAATCGGGCCTGCATCGGTCCTTACTCGTTGTCAGGCGCAGATGGTCGCGCGCCGCGTCATCGCTTACGCGCAGGTCGGTCGCGATCCAGCGACCGAACGCCAGCGCATCCGGTCCGCGCCGAGCTTCGCCGATTTCGTGACCGAGTATTGGGATCGCTGGGCGCCGCGTTGGAAGGCATCGACCCTGGATACGCACACCGGCTACCGCCGTCGCTATCTCGATGACGCCTTTGCTGGCGTCTACATCGACGAGCTGAACGAAGGCCATGTGACAAGCTGGTTTGCGAACCTCAACAATCGGACCGGGCCGGGAGCATCGAACCGGACCTTCGAAATCCTCAAACACATGCTGAACAAGGCTGAGGAATGGGGCTACCGCCTCGAAAACACCAATCCGTGCCGCTCAGTTCGGCCCAACCGCAAGCGCCAGTGCGAGCGGTTCCTCACGAACGAGGAACTTGCCCGTCTGGGAACCGAACTGGCGAAGCTTCGATCATCGGACGACCGCACGAAGCAGTGCGCCGGTGCAGCCATCACGCTTCTCCTGCTAACCGGCTGTCGGAAAAGCGAAATCCTTACCCTGGAATGGAGTGACATCAAGGGCAACCGGCTGCACTTGCGCGACAGCAAGACCGGGCCGAGAACTGTTTGGCTCGGCTCGGCAGCCCGTGAAGTTATCGCCAAGCTCCCGCGCTTCGAGAGGATTCCATATCCGTTCTGGAACTACAGCTACCGCAAGCCGCTGCGGTGCGTGAATGGTTTCTGGCGCAGGCTTAGAGACGAAGCAGGGCTACCCGGCGTTCGCATCCACGACCTGCGCCATACCTTTGCCAGCCATGCAGCGATGAACAAGGAAACCTTGCCGATGATCGGACGGTTGCTCGGTCATGCTAATGTGCAGACGACCGCGCGCTATGCTCATTTCGATGACGGTCATTTGCTTGAAGCGGTGCAGCAAATCGGCGATTTGTTCGAGTGCATGCTAAATTGAGCAAGCGGAACAGACCTGAAAAGATCCCGGCTTTAGCCGAGTGCCTTCCTTGTAGATGTCGTGCTTCTTCGTCGACCGGCCAGCAGCATCCCGAGAGGTGCCTGGCGATTGGATCGGGAATGCAACGCAATGACGGGCATAAGGGGGAAAGTCTGCTTCGCGCCCCATTTCCAGACATTCCCAACATTCTCAGATCATTGTAAAGCGGACCCTGGCACCGGGAAGAGACAGGTCAGCTGATCGCTCGTCATCTGGTTCGTAGGGATGGCCCCCAACACGCAACTTGGCGTCATCGGATAGACACCAGCGGAACGGCTCTACATTTCTTGCGCAGGGGCGACGCGCCAGACAGTGTTGGTCAAATCGTCGGCGATATAAACGGCACCTCTTGCCGGATCATAAGCCACTCCTACAGGCCGACCCCTTGCCTCGCCGTCCTCAATGAAGCCGGTGACAAAATCGATCGGATCTCCGGCGGGGCGTCCGTCGCGATAGGGCACGAAGACCACGCGATAACCGGCAAGGTCGGAACGGTTCCAGCTGCCGTGCTGGCCAATCAGCGCGCCTTCGGTAAAATCACCGCCCATTCGACCATCGGCCACGAAGCTCAGGCCCAGCGGGGCGACGTGCGAGCCGAGCGCGTAGTCGGGAACCACGGCGCGGCGAACAAGGTCCGGTCGTTCTGGCCGTATGCGAGGATCGACTGTCTGCCCCCAATAGCTGTAAGGCCAGCCATAAAAGGCCCCGTCCTGCACCGAGGTCAGGTAATCGGGCACCAGTTCCGGCCCCAATTCGTCACGTTCGTTGACGACGGCCCATAATTGCTGCGTCCACGGATTGAAGGCCAGGTCAGTCGGATTGCGAATCCCGGATGCGTAAATCCGGCTCGCACCTGTTGCCGGATCGATTTCCCAGATCACCGCGCGGTCTTCCTCTACGTCCATCCCGCGCTCGCCAACATTGCTGTTGGATCCGATACCAACATACAGAAAAGAGCCGTCCGGACTGGCAGTCATCGCCTTGGTCCAGTGGTGATTGATGCGGGCGGGCAAGGCGGTGACTTCTTCTCCGGAACCTTCAATCGAGGTTGCACCTTCGGTATATCCGAAGCGCACCAGATTGCCCTGATTGGCGACGTAAAGATCGCTGCCAATCAGCGCGAGCCCGTAAGGCGCATCGAGTCCGTCGATGAACACCGTCTGGAGATCGGTCTCGCCGTCACCGTCTTCGTCGCGCAACAGGGTTATCCTGTCGCCGCCCTCGACGCTCGTCGTGCCGCGCGACTTGATTATCCCTGCAATGACGTCCTTCGGGCGCAGGCTGGGGGCATTGCCGCCGGAGCCCTCGGCAACCAGCAGATCGCCGTTGGGAAGGACCAACATCTGACGCGGGATTTGCAGATCCTCTGCAATGGCGGACACGGTAAAGCCTTCGGGAACCGTGGGCAGGTCGTCGCCCCAACTCTCGGGCGTCGCGATATTCATCGCCGGCAGCAGCGCATCGGACTGTTCGGGCAGAACCGGGTCGCTGCCGGTCTGGTCCAGGTTGTCGCTCGCCGGGCTACAGGCTGACAGGGCGATCACAAGCGAAGAGACTGCGAAAGCATAT of Aurantiacibacter atlanticus contains these proteins:
- a CDS encoding tyrosine-type recombinase/integrase; the protein is MTAASLKRIVEEALAEVGATVNFKLVPKGKARTTTWLGVEHGFGIRHYPSGRNVYIVQTRMAGRMRTVTIGPASVLTRCQAQMVARRVIAYAQVGRDPATERQRIRSAPSFADFVTEYWDRWAPRWKASTLDTHTGYRRRYLDDAFAGVYIDELNEGHVTSWFANLNNRTGPGASNRTFEILKHMLNKAEEWGYRLENTNPCRSVRPNRKRQCERFLTNEELARLGTELAKLRSSDDRTKQCAGAAITLLLLTGCRKSEILTLEWSDIKGNRLHLRDSKTGPRTVWLGSAAREVIAKLPRFERIPYPFWNYSYRKPLRCVNGFWRRLRDEAGLPGVRIHDLRHTFASHAAMNKETLPMIGRLLGHANVQTTARYAHFDDGHLLEAVQQIGDLFECMLN
- a CDS encoding PQQ-dependent sugar dehydrogenase, with product MKYAFAVSSLVIALSACSPASDNLDQTGSDPVLPEQSDALLPAMNIATPESWGDDLPTVPEGFTVSAIAEDLQIPRQMLVLPNGDLLVAEGSGGNAPSLRPKDVIAGIIKSRGTTSVEGGDRITLLRDEDGDGETDLQTVFIDGLDAPYGLALIGSDLYVANQGNLVRFGYTEGATSIEGSGEEVTALPARINHHWTKAMTASPDGSFLYVGIGSNSNVGERGMDVEEDRAVIWEIDPATGASRIYASGIRNPTDLAFNPWTQQLWAVVNERDELGPELVPDYLTSVQDGAFYGWPYSYWGQTVDPRIRPERPDLVRRAVVPDYALGSHVAPLGLSFVADGRMGGDFTEGALIGQHGSWNRSDLAGYRVVFVPYRDGRPAGDPIDFVTGFIEDGEARGRPVGVAYDPARGAVYIADDLTNTVWRVAPAQEM